Proteins co-encoded in one Christiangramia fulva genomic window:
- the truB gene encoding tRNA pseudouridine(55) synthase TruB, giving the protein MELEDFKNGQILLFDKPLNWTSFQLVNKVRWLIKRSFRIKKIKVGHAGTLDPLATGLLIICTGKFTKKIPELQGQIKEYTGTITVGSTTPSYDLETEIDQHFSVEHISEELLQQTAAKFKGKIEQKPPVFSALKKEGKRLYEYARKGEEVDIPKREVEISEFEIETKDFPEVHFRVVCSKGTYIRSLAHEFGEALESGAHLSELRRTKIGDFSVENGMDIASFEKLLPSRQSP; this is encoded by the coding sequence ATGGAGCTGGAAGATTTTAAAAACGGGCAGATTCTACTTTTCGATAAGCCTCTTAACTGGACGTCATTTCAGCTTGTTAATAAAGTACGATGGCTTATTAAAAGAAGCTTCAGAATTAAAAAGATCAAAGTGGGCCATGCCGGAACACTTGATCCCCTGGCAACAGGTTTGCTTATTATCTGTACAGGAAAATTCACAAAAAAAATCCCTGAACTGCAAGGGCAGATAAAGGAATATACCGGCACGATTACCGTTGGTTCCACGACCCCGTCTTATGACCTCGAAACCGAAATTGATCAGCATTTTTCGGTGGAGCATATTTCAGAAGAACTTTTGCAGCAAACGGCAGCGAAATTCAAAGGAAAAATTGAACAAAAGCCCCCGGTTTTTTCGGCATTAAAGAAGGAAGGGAAAAGGCTTTATGAATACGCGAGGAAAGGAGAGGAAGTGGATATTCCGAAAAGAGAGGTTGAAATTTCAGAATTTGAAATAGAGACAAAAGATTTTCCTGAAGTCCATTTTCGCGTGGTATGCAGCAAGGGGACTTATATTCGTAGTCTCGCGCATGAATTTGGAGAAGCTCTGGAAAGCGGCGCCCATCTTTCGGAATTGCGACGGACTAAAATTGGTGATTTTTCAGTAGAAAATGGAATGGACATTGCTTCTTTTGAAAAATTATTACCTTCACGGCAATCACCTTAG
- a CDS encoding DNA-3-methyladenine glycosylase I, translated as MGEIKRCGWCVGDPLYEAYHDEEWGVPVLEDDKLFEFLTLETFQAGLSWITILRKRENFRTAFDHFDYRKIAQYDETKISTLMEDKGIIRNGMKIRATVTNAARFMEVQEEYGSFSRYIWGFVDHSPVQNELHNYKEAPATTDLSEKLSKDLKKRGFKFVGSTVIYAHMQATGMVNDHEVDCFRHQKIKELGKKMNEA; from the coding sequence ATGGGAGAAATTAAAAGATGCGGCTGGTGTGTGGGAGACCCGCTCTATGAAGCTTACCACGATGAAGAATGGGGAGTTCCTGTTCTGGAAGATGATAAACTTTTTGAATTTTTGACTCTTGAAACTTTTCAGGCCGGTCTTAGCTGGATCACTATTCTGAGAAAACGTGAAAATTTTAGAACCGCTTTTGATCATTTTGACTACCGGAAAATTGCGCAATATGATGAAACTAAAATTTCAACTTTAATGGAAGATAAAGGAATTATCCGCAACGGGATGAAAATACGCGCAACGGTTACCAATGCAGCAAGATTTATGGAGGTACAGGAAGAATACGGTTCCTTTAGTAGATACATCTGGGGTTTTGTTGATCATTCTCCTGTTCAAAATGAGCTGCATAACTATAAAGAGGCCCCCGCCACCACAGATTTGAGCGAGAAATTAAGCAAAGATCTTAAGAAAAGAGGCTTTAAATTCGTGGGCTCTACCGTCATCTATGCCCACATGCAGGCTACGGGAATGGTGAACGATCACGAGGTAGATTGCTTTAGACATCAGAAAATTAAAGAATTGGGGAAGAAAATGAATGAGGCTTAG
- the aat gene encoding leucyl/phenylalanyl-tRNA--protein transferase encodes MYFLRPQDDFPPVELAGEDGLLAVSSNLTVKRLKEAYYSGIFPWYNQGQPVLWWSPDPRMVLFPEKLKISKSMRPYLNQNKFRVTFDQEFERVISECGKIDRKGQHGTWITPEIKQAYSKLFLEGLVKSVEVWDGEKLVGGVYGVYLKNKGVFCGESMFSKKSNASKFGFIKLVQKLKKEGLKLIDCQIYTSHLESLGAEEIPRSEFLKYLQ; translated from the coding sequence TTGTATTTCTTAAGACCACAGGATGACTTTCCCCCCGTTGAGCTGGCAGGTGAAGATGGTCTTCTGGCTGTGAGCAGTAACTTAACGGTAAAAAGATTAAAAGAGGCCTATTATTCGGGAATCTTTCCGTGGTATAACCAGGGGCAGCCGGTACTTTGGTGGTCTCCAGATCCAAGAATGGTACTTTTCCCGGAGAAGTTGAAAATTTCAAAAAGCATGCGCCCTTATTTGAATCAAAATAAATTTCGGGTAACTTTTGATCAGGAGTTTGAAAGGGTAATTTCAGAATGTGGAAAAATAGACCGTAAAGGCCAGCATGGCACCTGGATCACTCCTGAAATAAAACAGGCTTACAGCAAATTATTCCTGGAAGGCCTTGTAAAATCGGTAGAAGTATGGGATGGTGAGAAGCTGGTAGGCGGCGTTTATGGCGTTTATCTGAAAAACAAAGGAGTTTTTTGCGGGGAAAGTATGTTTTCAAAAAAAAGCAATGCCTCAAAATTTGGATTTATAAAACTTGTTCAAAAACTGAAGAAGGAAGGCTTAAAACTTATTGATTGCCAAATCTATACATCACACCTTGAAAGTTTGGGAGCCGAAGAAATTCCCCGTTCAGAATTTTTAAAATATCTTCAATAA
- a CDS encoding DUF3127 domain-containing protein — translation MEVQGKIKLIGDTKEFGSRGFQKRELVITTEEQYPQHLLIEFVQDKCALLDSYKVGQPVKIGINLRGREWVSPQGETKYFNSIQGWRIENLQAQQPGSGQNVPPPDNFEPANDLNEEDYDDLPF, via the coding sequence ATGGAAGTACAAGGAAAAATTAAACTAATTGGCGATACAAAGGAATTCGGCAGCAGAGGATTTCAAAAACGGGAGCTTGTAATAACTACTGAAGAACAGTATCCACAGCACCTGCTTATTGAATTCGTTCAGGATAAATGTGCGCTGCTTGACAGCTATAAAGTTGGTCAGCCGGTAAAAATCGGAATTAATCTGAGAGGACGTGAATGGGTAAGCCCGCAGGGAGAAACAAAATATTTCAACTCGATCCAGGGCTGGAGAATTGAAAATCTTCAGGCACAGCAACCCGGTAGCGGACAAAACGTACCGCCACCTGATAATTTCGAACCTGCCAATGATTTAAATGAAGAAGATTATGACGATCTTCCTTTTTAG
- a CDS encoding flavin reductase family protein — MFSIEPKDVSVGKLHQYLLGAVGPRPIAFASTLDENGRPNLSPFSFFNVFGSNPPVLIFSPARRGRDNTTKHTYENLKRTDEVVINIVNFDMVQQMSLSSTEYDQGVNEFEKAGLTMLKSDIVKPFRVAESPVQFECKVHEIVETGEQGGAGNLIICHVLKMHIKEEILDENGYIDQHKIDQVARMGGNWYTRANMGMFEVPKPLSTLGIGVDQIPGNIRKSKTLTGNDLGKLGNVEALPIKEEIEEFLNENREDKALIEEGDIEKIHKKAQQYLEKDEPAKAWKLLLAK; from the coding sequence ATGTTCAGTATAGAACCTAAAGATGTAAGTGTTGGCAAACTGCATCAATACCTGTTAGGTGCCGTAGGGCCGCGCCCCATAGCTTTTGCAAGTACCCTCGATGAAAACGGAAGGCCAAACCTTTCACCCTTTAGTTTTTTCAATGTTTTTGGATCTAATCCACCGGTGCTGATCTTTTCTCCCGCGCGAAGAGGAAGGGATAATACCACCAAACACACCTATGAAAACCTCAAGAGAACAGATGAAGTAGTGATCAATATTGTAAATTTTGATATGGTGCAACAAATGTCATTGTCGAGCACCGAGTACGATCAGGGCGTGAATGAATTTGAAAAAGCCGGCCTTACCATGCTCAAATCGGATATTGTGAAACCCTTTCGTGTAGCCGAATCTCCTGTGCAGTTTGAATGTAAGGTGCATGAAATAGTGGAAACGGGCGAGCAAGGTGGCGCAGGAAATCTTATTATTTGTCATGTTCTGAAAATGCATATTAAGGAAGAAATTCTCGACGAAAACGGTTATATTGATCAGCATAAAATAGATCAGGTAGCCAGAATGGGCGGCAACTGGTACACCCGAGCGAATATGGGGATGTTCGAGGTTCCAAAGCCTCTAAGTACCTTAGGAATTGGTGTTGATCAGATCCCTGGAAATATCAGAAAAAGCAAAACCTTAACAGGTAATGACCTGGGGAAACTTGGAAATGTGGAAGCACTTCCCATAAAGGAAGAAATTGAAGAATTTCTAAATGAGAACCGGGAAGACAAAGCCCTAATTGAAGAGGGAGATATTGAAAAAATTCATAAGAAGGCGCAGCAGTATCTTGAAAAAGATGAACCTGCAAAGGCCTGGAAATTATTATTAGCAAAATAA
- a CDS encoding sensor histidine kinase has translation MNLPDERSFNRWFIIISCLVVIVLVLWNTSIFFQSLKEDERAKMNIWARAQEELSQAPEDADLDLVLEILNNNTTIPIIHTNEHGEIAYTTNIAPAILDDPERLKEYLEDLKDENEPITVDLGDGQVQYLYYGNSPALNKLKYYPIGLTLIGFLFVGVVYFFYTTTKNSEQNKLWAGMAKETAHQIGTPLSSLIGWTEILKAEEVNPAYVTEMEKDIDRLKTITERFSKIGSSPNLHKTDIVRATRETFDYLQSRSSNLINFSLHAPRQPIYVMLNEQLYSWTIENLVKNAIDAMRGKGELHIDIKQDLKQAHIYISDTGKGIEKNRFRSIFEPGQTTKKRGWGLGLSLAKRIVEEYHKGKIKVAKSEINKGTTFQVSLKKVNTF, from the coding sequence ATGAATCTACCCGACGAACGCAGCTTTAACCGCTGGTTTATCATAATTTCCTGCCTCGTTGTAATAGTGCTTGTATTGTGGAATACGAGTATCTTTTTTCAAAGTCTGAAGGAGGACGAACGGGCGAAAATGAATATTTGGGCGCGAGCTCAGGAAGAATTGAGCCAGGCTCCCGAAGATGCCGATCTGGACCTTGTTCTTGAAATCCTCAATAATAATACTACTATTCCCATCATTCATACCAATGAACATGGGGAGATCGCTTATACTACAAATATAGCACCGGCAATTCTTGATGATCCCGAAAGGCTTAAGGAATATCTGGAAGACCTGAAAGATGAAAATGAACCTATAACAGTTGATCTTGGCGACGGACAGGTGCAGTATCTATATTACGGGAATTCCCCTGCCCTGAACAAGCTGAAATATTATCCTATTGGGCTGACTTTAATAGGATTTCTTTTCGTAGGAGTAGTGTACTTTTTTTATACCACTACAAAAAATAGTGAACAGAATAAACTTTGGGCCGGAATGGCCAAAGAAACGGCACATCAAATTGGAACGCCTCTTAGCTCTTTGATAGGCTGGACTGAAATTTTAAAGGCTGAAGAAGTAAACCCGGCTTACGTCACCGAAATGGAAAAAGATATCGACCGGCTGAAGACCATAACCGAGCGGTTTTCGAAAATTGGTTCTTCTCCAAACCTGCATAAAACAGATATTGTTAGGGCCACGCGGGAGACTTTTGACTATCTGCAAAGCCGCAGCTCAAATCTTATTAATTTTAGTCTGCATGCGCCAAGGCAGCCAATTTATGTGATGTTAAACGAACAGCTTTACAGCTGGACCATCGAGAACCTTGTAAAGAATGCCATTGATGCCATGAGGGGGAAAGGAGAACTTCATATAGATATCAAACAGGATCTTAAGCAGGCTCATATCTATATTAGCGATACGGGAAAAGGAATTGAAAAGAACAGGTTCCGCTCAATTTTTGAACCCGGGCAAACCACTAAAAAAAGAGGATGGGGTTTGGGTCTTTCACTGGCAAAACGTATCGTTGAAGAATACCACAAAGGAAAAATAAAAGTGGCGAAAAGTGAGATCAATAAAGGGACAACCTTCCAGGTAAGCCTTAAAAAGGTCAATACTTTTTAA
- a CDS encoding acyl-CoA thioesterase: protein MKDLSDFKLSLEIRIDWSDLDMYQHVNNVSYMRYLQSGRVNFWEASGIYEHYKDSKKGTMLVSTHCDFKKSLYYPGKAIIKTRLDFIGNTSFGLEHVVLNQTGEICAVGKDVVVCYDFTKEETFPVPDWLKKIIKKY from the coding sequence GTGAAAGATCTTTCTGATTTTAAATTAAGCCTGGAAATTCGCATAGACTGGAGTGATCTTGACATGTATCAGCATGTCAATAATGTGTCCTATATGCGGTATCTCCAAAGCGGAAGGGTGAATTTCTGGGAAGCTTCAGGTATTTACGAGCATTATAAAGATTCAAAAAAAGGCACCATGCTGGTTTCCACGCACTGCGATTTTAAAAAATCATTGTACTATCCGGGAAAAGCCATCATTAAAACCAGGCTGGACTTTATCGGAAACACCAGTTTTGGGCTCGAGCATGTGGTTTTAAATCAGACTGGAGAAATTTGTGCTGTTGGAAAAGACGTCGTGGTATGTTATGATTTTACAAAAGAGGAAACTTTCCCGGTTCCCGACTGGCTTAAGAAAATCATTAAAAAGTATTGA
- a CDS encoding HIT family protein: MSTIFTKIVRGEIPSYKVAEDSQFLAFLDVNPNAKGHVLCIPKKEIDKIWDLEEERYRALMRFVRCVATALEKTVPCKRVGMAVVGLEVPHVHVHLIPLNSMKDMDFSHKVKMEKEEFEQLASDIQSKMDL; the protein is encoded by the coding sequence ATGTCAACAATTTTTACAAAAATCGTCCGTGGCGAAATTCCGTCTTATAAAGTTGCAGAAGACAGCCAGTTTTTGGCTTTTCTTGATGTTAATCCCAATGCTAAAGGCCATGTTCTTTGCATTCCGAAAAAGGAAATCGACAAAATATGGGATCTTGAAGAAGAACGGTACCGCGCCCTGATGCGTTTTGTAAGATGCGTGGCTACCGCACTGGAAAAAACTGTTCCCTGTAAAAGGGTGGGAATGGCCGTAGTGGGCCTGGAAGTACCCCACGTACATGTTCATTTAATTCCTCTCAATTCAATGAAAGACATGGATTTCTCTCATAAGGTAAAGATGGAAAAAGAAGAATTTGAACAACTGGCCAGTGATATTCAATCGAAAATGGACCTGTGA
- the greA gene encoding transcription elongation factor GreA: protein MSKVSYYTPEGLKKLKDELNHLKDVERPRASQAIAEARDKGDLSENAEYDAAKEAQGLLEMKISKMEELVSNARLIDESQLDTSKVLVHSHVKIKNTTNGAEMKYKLVAQSEADLKSGKISVDSPIGKGLLGKEVGDIAEIEVPNGTVKFEVIDIWRE from the coding sequence ATGAGTAAAGTATCTTATTACACCCCGGAAGGGTTAAAAAAACTTAAAGATGAGCTGAATCATCTTAAAGATGTAGAGAGGCCACGCGCTTCTCAGGCTATAGCAGAAGCAAGGGACAAAGGCGATTTGAGTGAAAACGCTGAATATGATGCCGCAAAGGAAGCTCAGGGCCTGCTGGAAATGAAAATATCAAAAATGGAAGAACTTGTATCCAATGCGAGGCTTATTGACGAATCGCAACTGGATACCTCGAAGGTGCTGGTGCATTCTCATGTGAAGATAAAGAATACCACCAATGGTGCCGAGATGAAATATAAACTGGTAGCCCAAAGCGAAGCCGATCTTAAATCGGGTAAAATATCTGTAGATTCACCTATCGGAAAAGGCTTGCTGGGCAAAGAAGTAGGTGACATTGCTGAAATTGAAGTGCCTAATGGCACGGTCAAATTTGAAGTAATTGATATTTGGAGGGAATAA